A part of Pyramidobacter piscolens W5455 genomic DNA contains:
- a CDS encoding phosphatidylserine decarboxylase: MKFAPDGSFFMGAVAAVALLLAWLNRWTLIVMLPLAALVFWFFRDPERTPEGAGLVSPADGEVIEIYETEHPYTGKALKVGIFMNVFSVHVNRMPSAGTVEYLEYVPGKKWFANADKASLENERMYVGYSSADGPVLLTQIAGLVARRIVCRLKKGDRLERAQRFGMIKFGSKVDVYLPLSLKCTAEIGQKVTAGQTVIAVRGQK; this comes from the coding sequence ATGAAATTCGCTCCCGACGGCTCTTTCTTCATGGGCGCCGTCGCCGCCGTCGCCCTGCTGCTGGCGTGGCTGAACCGCTGGACGCTGATCGTGATGCTGCCGCTGGCAGCGCTGGTGTTCTGGTTCTTCCGCGACCCCGAGCGCACGCCGGAAGGCGCGGGGCTCGTCAGCCCCGCCGACGGCGAAGTGATCGAGATTTACGAAACCGAACATCCCTACACGGGCAAAGCGCTCAAAGTCGGCATTTTTATGAACGTTTTCAGCGTGCACGTGAACCGCATGCCTTCGGCCGGGACGGTCGAATACCTCGAATACGTTCCGGGCAAAAAATGGTTCGCCAACGCCGACAAGGCGTCGCTTGAGAACGAGCGCATGTACGTGGGCTACTCGTCCGCCGACGGCCCCGTGCTGCTGACGCAGATCGCCGGACTGGTCGCGCGCCGCATCGTCTGCCGCCTGAAAAAAGGCGACCGGCTCGAACGAGCGCAGCGTTTCGGCATGATCAAGTTCGGCAGCAAAGTCGACGTTTATCTTCCCCTCTCGCTGAAATGCACGGCGGAGATCGGCCAGAAAGTCACGGCCGGGCAGACGGTCATCGCCGTCCGCGGCCAAAAATAA